One window from the genome of Microbulbifer sp. ALW1 encodes:
- a CDS encoding flagellar type III secretion system pore protein FliP, whose protein sequence is MAEQFSWFTILTSLTFLPFFLVAVTPFLRFIIVFSAIRYALGLQQSPPNIVLIALAIFTTVAVMGDIPNQIYSSVLLPLSEQDITMKAAADEISNVAKGWMIPRVSGDDLEAVYAMSQSAVPASAEEVSITKLMPAYMLSELAYGFKAAFFVMVPFLLVDLVVSGVLMSLGMIMLPPITVSMPIKLMLFVLLDGWSLITLNLAQSTSI, encoded by the coding sequence GTGGCTGAGCAATTTAGTTGGTTTACGATCTTGACATCGTTGACTTTTTTGCCATTTTTCCTTGTCGCAGTTACACCTTTTTTACGATTCATTATTGTGTTTTCGGCAATCCGTTATGCGCTTGGACTTCAGCAGAGCCCACCGAATATCGTCTTGATTGCTTTAGCAATATTCACAACTGTTGCTGTAATGGGTGATATACCGAACCAGATATATAGTAGCGTTCTTCTTCCATTGTCTGAGCAAGATATCACGATGAAAGCGGCCGCCGACGAAATTTCAAATGTGGCAAAAGGCTGGATGATACCTCGGGTATCCGGTGATGATTTGGAAGCAGTATATGCGATGTCTCAATCTGCGGTACCGGCTTCTGCCGAAGAAGTATCTATCACTAAGCTGATGCCTGCGTACATGTTAAGTGAACTGGCTTATGGTTTTAAAGCAGCTTTTTTTGTGATGGTACCGTTTTTGCTGGTTGACTTGGTTGTTTCAGGTGTGCTTATGTCGCTGGGTATGATCATGCTCCCACCAATTACAGTTTCAATGCCAATTAAGCTAATGCTATTTGTGCTTCTTGACGGCTGGTCTCTCATTACATTAAACCTGGCTCAGAGCACCTCAATCTAG
- a CDS encoding FliM/FliN family flagellar motor switch protein, whose product MSEVVLEDISNLDESVKGKAISGNFDKILNNVQVELEVVVGSVKVELGKLVNGKVGNVITLDQAIGDPVVLKCDGLEVGRGILVASGANLAVKVIESD is encoded by the coding sequence ATGAGTGAAGTTGTGTTAGAAGACATTTCCAACCTCGATGAGAGTGTGAAGGGAAAGGCAATATCTGGAAATTTTGACAAGATCCTAAACAATGTCCAAGTGGAGTTGGAGGTTGTAGTTGGCTCAGTAAAGGTTGAGTTAGGGAAGCTTGTCAATGGCAAAGTAGGTAATGTGATTACACTGGATCAGGCTATCGGAGACCCTGTTGTATTGAAGTGCGATGGTCTAGAAGTTGGGCGTGGTATTTTGGTGGCGAGCGGCGCTAATCTTGCAGTTAAAGTCATTGAAAGTGACTGA
- a CDS encoding flagellar hook-basal body complex protein produces the protein MLQSFFNGLSGMVVFSQGLNTISNNVANMNTPGFKAVNNFYRALGEDGHGIGAKLSGEYMDESAGTIRDTGRATDLAVIGEGYFIVEKDGLYQYTRNGQFVFDDDGFLKDTVSDGYVMGAGPSGNLYRIDISTMKTLPPEATTALSFSGNLSTGDDEHEIPAISVFNSLGEEVTFGLRFVNSTATNPGEWSVVVESDSGIPLWTGQLNFGLDGSVSPGSESLSITIPSAENGTAGVALDLTLTFGVPGDFSASTSFAGGTVSTLGSEIVDGRGSEGLVAASFNDKGALNLLYSNGDTEEPYTIGLAYFDNPQNLRHMGDGFYVANTLQGVSYGQPDTGIFGSIQGNSIESSNVDLVREFAEMIIAQRGYQAASHVMDVANTMIETLYQSKG, from the coding sequence ATGCTCCAGTCATTTTTTAATGGTTTGTCCGGAATGGTCGTGTTTTCGCAAGGTCTTAACACGATCAGTAATAATGTTGCAAATATGAATACCCCGGGCTTTAAAGCCGTAAACAATTTCTATCGCGCGCTTGGAGAGGATGGGCATGGAATTGGCGCGAAACTTTCCGGTGAGTATATGGATGAGTCGGCAGGGACAATCCGTGATACCGGCAGAGCCACTGATCTAGCGGTTATTGGTGAAGGCTATTTCATTGTTGAGAAAGATGGTCTCTATCAGTACACGCGGAATGGCCAGTTCGTGTTTGATGACGATGGATTCCTAAAGGATACCGTGTCTGATGGTTATGTAATGGGAGCTGGCCCGAGCGGTAATTTGTATCGCATCGACATTTCTACAATGAAAACCTTGCCACCGGAAGCTACTACTGCACTCAGTTTTTCTGGGAACCTTTCGACAGGTGATGATGAGCACGAAATCCCGGCGATTTCTGTCTTTAATAGCTTGGGTGAGGAGGTGACGTTTGGGCTTCGTTTTGTCAATAGTACGGCCACGAACCCTGGTGAGTGGTCTGTAGTCGTTGAGAGTGATTCTGGAATTCCTTTGTGGACAGGTCAGCTGAATTTTGGGTTAGATGGGTCGGTAAGTCCAGGTAGCGAATCATTGTCGATTACCATTCCTTCCGCTGAAAATGGCACTGCCGGTGTTGCACTAGATTTAACCCTGACGTTCGGCGTCCCCGGGGATTTCTCGGCGAGCACATCATTTGCAGGTGGAACAGTTTCAACACTTGGATCTGAGATTGTGGATGGTCGTGGTTCTGAGGGACTAGTGGCGGCAAGTTTTAACGACAAGGGGGCCCTTAATCTTCTTTATTCCAATGGAGATACGGAAGAGCCCTATACCATTGGTTTGGCATATTTCGACAACCCTCAAAATTTACGGCATATGGGAGATGGATTCTATGTGGCGAATACCTTGCAAGGTGTCAGTTATGGTCAACCGGATACTGGTATCTTCGGTTCGATTCAAGGAAATAGCATCGAATCATCAAATGTCGATTTGGTGCGCGAGTTTGCAGAAATGATTATTGCGCAGCGGGGCTATCAGGCGGCGTCTCACGTTATGGACGTAGCTAACACCATGATTGAAACACTGTATCAGTCTAAAGGTTGA
- a CDS encoding flagellar M-ring protein FliF C-terminal domain-containing protein, with protein MNSKFALSVAIAVLTIFAGSMTYVLWKGDHIVVDSLADGQKQEALKNYLATRGISYSVNDSGQIMVSSDKIEDVRRSVGAAGALSHQRVGFEIFQDDSYGATEFAQKISYQRALQGELEKTIVSLKGVLDARVHLAIPTKTRIFRKTEEVAASVVVSLADEGSLASIEPAVRSIIIGAVPDIAAESVSVIQDSGSRLGRVGGLAGVDSILAQERLRESDIAESVSKMLLTWFNPADFSVSVSVTMTKDRKTIESTAPVASSSVVRAKKMTSGEDGEAVEDISYEYGTKSENIEVPAGQIVKIGMGVAINTDISEPQIAAIRELISSAIGLDEQRGDSLTVIRLNVSENVSSLGAPLVSSEIAVSKSGPLAYGSKILLLWQVAISAGVVLMLVANRLHRRRQRKRVVRKVESWLTGEVVQ; from the coding sequence ATGAATTCGAAATTCGCACTGTCAGTAGCGATTGCTGTGTTGACGATATTTGCTGGCTCGATGACATATGTACTTTGGAAGGGTGATCACATCGTTGTAGATAGCCTCGCAGACGGACAGAAGCAAGAAGCGCTAAAAAACTATCTCGCAACACGTGGAATAAGCTATAGCGTGAATGATTCGGGGCAGATTATGGTCTCCTCAGACAAGATTGAGGACGTCAGACGTTCTGTTGGCGCTGCTGGCGCACTGAGTCACCAGAGGGTGGGCTTTGAGATCTTTCAGGATGATAGCTATGGTGCGACAGAGTTCGCACAAAAAATATCCTATCAGCGCGCACTACAAGGAGAGCTTGAGAAAACGATTGTTTCGCTAAAGGGAGTACTCGACGCTCGGGTGCATCTGGCGATACCGACCAAGACGCGGATATTTCGAAAAACAGAGGAAGTGGCTGCATCTGTTGTCGTATCACTTGCCGATGAAGGTAGTTTGGCCAGTATTGAGCCGGCTGTCCGAAGTATCATCATTGGCGCAGTTCCGGACATCGCGGCAGAAAGCGTTTCAGTAATTCAGGACAGTGGGAGCCGTTTAGGTAGAGTTGGCGGGCTGGCTGGGGTTGATTCCATTTTGGCGCAGGAGAGGTTACGGGAGTCTGATATTGCCGAGTCAGTATCGAAGATGCTGTTAACTTGGTTCAATCCTGCCGATTTCAGTGTCAGCGTATCGGTCACCATGACCAAGGATAGGAAGACCATTGAATCTACAGCTCCTGTCGCCTCCTCTTCCGTTGTTCGTGCAAAAAAAATGACATCGGGCGAGGATGGTGAAGCTGTAGAAGATATCAGCTATGAGTATGGAACTAAATCTGAAAATATTGAGGTTCCTGCCGGCCAGATCGTCAAGATTGGCATGGGTGTGGCTATTAACACCGATATCAGCGAGCCCCAGATTGCTGCAATCAGAGAATTGATTTCTAGTGCAATTGGGCTGGATGAGCAACGTGGCGATAGCCTAACCGTGATCCGACTGAATGTTTCAGAAAACGTAAGTAGTTTGGGCGCGCCGTTAGTATCTTCAGAGATTGCCGTTTCAAAAAGTGGGCCATTGGCTTACGGCTCGAAGATATTACTGCTTTGGCAAGTAGCAATTTCAGCAGGTGTGGTACTTATGCTGGTGGCAAATCGATTGCACAGAAGGCGACAGAGAAAGCGGGTTGTAAGGAAAGTGGAGTCCTGGTTGACAGGAGAAGTCGTACAGTGA
- a CDS encoding flagellar hook assembly protein FlgD → MSVDAIGSILGGVETESSNSISQEEFLRLFLAQLQFQDPMEPLDNSEFLAQLAQFSSIEQNRQNGLQLENIARLNSSYQASELLGRSVEVSSESGSLFGSISAVSFDGTGTTFTVNSTDGNVVSGLRLSQIRVIRQ, encoded by the coding sequence ATGTCCGTTGACGCAATTGGGAGTATCTTGGGGGGTGTCGAGACAGAATCGTCAAATTCCATCTCTCAAGAAGAGTTTCTTCGATTGTTTCTGGCGCAGCTTCAGTTTCAAGATCCCATGGAGCCGTTAGACAACAGCGAATTTTTGGCGCAATTGGCGCAATTCTCCAGTATTGAGCAGAACCGACAGAATGGTTTGCAGTTGGAAAATATTGCGAGACTAAATTCCAGCTATCAGGCCTCTGAATTACTAGGCCGGTCGGTGGAAGTCTCCTCTGAAAGCGGAAGTCTATTCGGATCCATCTCAGCTGTGTCGTTCGATGGAACTGGAACAACCTTTACCGTCAATTCCACGGATGGCAATGTCGTTTCGGGGCTTCGTCTTTCTCAAATACGTGTTATACGACAATAA